In Schaalia sp. JY-X169, the following are encoded in one genomic region:
- the ruvB gene encoding Holliday junction branch migration DNA helicase RuvB encodes MNTPAEEPEVSRIIAPDSDEIERAAEAALRPRSLNEFIGQPAVRRQLSVVLDAARGRGEPADHVLLVGPPGLGKTTLAMIIASEMGASLRLTSGPAIQHAGDLASILSALQPGDLLFIDEIHRLARTAQEMLYMAMEDFRVDIIVGKGPGATSIPLTLPRFTVVGATTRSGMLPAPLRDRFGYTAHLEFYSVADLQAVVGRSASLLGAKLESGAGNEIARRSRGTPRIANRLLRRVTDYAQVAGELTVSQKSASNALELFEVDALGLDRLDRAVLEAMCRMYGGGPVGLSTLAHTVGEEAETLETVAEPYLVRHGFIVRTSRGRVATQKTWAHLGLVPPEPDALFGA; translated from the coding sequence TTGAACACACCGGCTGAGGAACCTGAAGTAAGCCGGATCATTGCTCCGGACAGTGATGAGATAGAAAGGGCAGCCGAAGCCGCGCTGCGCCCTCGTTCCCTCAACGAGTTCATTGGTCAACCTGCTGTTCGCCGCCAGTTGAGTGTTGTGCTCGATGCGGCGCGCGGGCGTGGGGAGCCAGCGGATCACGTTCTCCTAGTAGGTCCACCTGGCCTGGGAAAGACCACACTCGCGATGATCATTGCCTCCGAAATGGGGGCGTCACTGCGTCTCACTTCAGGTCCCGCTATTCAGCACGCCGGCGACCTCGCGTCGATTCTGTCGGCGCTTCAGCCCGGGGACCTGCTCTTTATTGATGAGATCCACCGTTTGGCGCGGACTGCCCAGGAAATGCTCTACATGGCGATGGAAGATTTCAGGGTTGACATCATTGTTGGCAAGGGGCCCGGTGCCACTTCCATTCCGCTCACCCTGCCGAGATTCACGGTCGTTGGTGCTACAACAAGATCTGGCATGCTACCGGCCCCCCTCAGGGACCGGTTTGGGTACACCGCCCACCTTGAGTTCTATTCGGTAGCCGATCTCCAGGCAGTGGTCGGTCGCAGTGCTTCCCTTTTGGGTGCAAAGCTGGAGTCGGGGGCAGGAAATGAGATTGCTCGTCGTTCGCGGGGGACACCACGTATTGCGAACCGCTTGCTACGCCGCGTTACAGACTATGCACAGGTAGCAGGCGAGCTGACCGTCTCTCAAAAGAGTGCGTCCAATGCGCTTGAACTCTTCGAAGTGGATGCGCTTGGACTCGATCGTTTGGACCGTGCCGTCCTAGAAGCCATGTGCCGTATGTATGGCGGGGGGCCCGTAGGCCTGTCAACGTTGGCCCACACGGTCGGGGAAGAGGCTGAGACACTCGAGACAGTGGCAGAGCCCTATCTGGTACGGCACGGCTTTATCGTTCGCACTTCACGTGGCAGGGTTGCGACACAGAAAACCTGGGCTCACCTAGGTCTAGTCCCGCCGGAACCGGATGCCCTTTTTGGCGCATAG
- the yajC gene encoding preprotein translocase subunit YajC translates to MEILLFMAVLVGGMFVMNSFAKKSQKKRQDEAEKTMSELMVPGAWVQTYSGFFGRFVDTDGDVIILETPSGEETYWLRAAIRAVTDPPFETLGESEDDIEVDVLQIESDVDGTDESEQLDGVVDLDGEVATEPTEESNK, encoded by the coding sequence GTGGAGATCCTGTTGTTCATGGCAGTACTTGTTGGCGGCATGTTCGTAATGAACTCCTTTGCCAAGAAGTCGCAGAAGAAGCGCCAGGATGAAGCAGAGAAGACCATGTCCGAACTCATGGTTCCGGGGGCCTGGGTACAGACGTACTCCGGCTTTTTTGGACGTTTTGTCGATACTGATGGCGACGTCATCATCCTCGAGACTCCCAGTGGGGAAGAAACCTACTGGTTGCGTGCTGCTATCCGTGCAGTAACCGACCCCCCTTTCGAGACCTTGGGTGAGTCAGAAGACGATATTGAGGTAGATGTACTGCAGATCGAGTCCGACGTTGATGGCACGGACGAATCAGAGCAGCTTGACGGTGTCGTCGATTTGGATGGTGAGGTCGCAACCGAGCCAACTGAAGAGTCAAACAAGTAA